aaattgatgATACCATTATTCTACACCatcagattagattaaaaaaCGAAAATAATATACGTACAACCCTGTTGTCCGGCTATTGTGTACGACTCTACCCACAAGGAAAGGCTCAGACGGCAAAAGTCTCACTCCGTGATAGAATCTGACATGCGTAGGTAATGCCGTAACGGAGTCGGACACCAATCGAACATTGGCGCCGTACTTATAGCAGCGTTCTAAAAACAAAAAGGACTGATTTTAGTCCCTCTCTCCTGTACCCTGCACGTGCATCCCTCTCCACAAGTATACATATGTACAGATAATGTACTAACCtacatactcccttcgtcctacaAAATATCAACTCCTACAATCCTGAGAAGAAAGTAGTGGAgtaaaaataaccaaaatacccCTCATTATTAGAAAAGTAGTAATAGTGATAGGTAGGTAAAAGATATTTAAGGgataaaacttctcgttttatGTGCTAAGAGTAAGTAGAGtggtagaagttgattttttattagacaaaattcaaactccagaaattgagttttttttgggacgtAGGGAGTACGTCCCCTTTTTCCCTTCCCATTCATCccgtttactttttttttacctagGATTCCCCATAATATATTTATTACCTTTATTTTTTACGCTATCGATGTTTGAGCATATGTTTGCTAAaagaaatatgtaattattatcaATTTTGTTATGAATTTATATTGATGACTTATGTTGGCTATATTTTAGTGCAAAATACATTGCGACAGATGATGTTgacatgtattaattaattccataataatatttaaaaaaaatcacatcctAATATTTTAACTTGCTATAAACATGTTTATGTGTATACATACACTTGAAGAAAAGTTTGGAATCCATTTATATTTTATGATACACCGagacatgagaaaaaaaaaataaacttgatCGATACTGTGAATACTACTACAATGGATCACATGGAAACCTCCATGTCTCAGCATTAGAAAAGTTATACAACCATGTAGCATGATGACTAGGAGGTGCAACAAAACCATTGTCAACAAACTATTGTCATATACTAGACATACACAAATTTTATAATGAATTTGTTTAGACTTTcgaacccaaaaattttctcgCGCAAACTTGGATGAGAAAGCGAAGCAGGAGAGAGAAAGTAGATCATTCTTAATAAGACAAGAATAATGTATCCATATAGAGGATGAGAGTCGTAATGAGCTCAGCTAGGCCTTACTTTTTATCGCCATAGGGCATATTGAGTAGGAGCTGCAAGAGGGCTGTATATCGACCAAACAAATTCCATGCTAGAAATGCGAAATGCTTTCAAATAATTTGTCTGATCTTTGAAACACAGATTTTCTAGGGTCTTCCAGAACTTGATGGAATATGTGATAATTATGGCAAGTGGACAGACATAATATGCTTCAGTTAAACAACTATATAATCTAATTGTAGTTAATTCATGCCCAGTGCAGCTAGctaaacaaaatatttgtagatTGGTTACTTTCGAGTACATAATTCTTAATGGTTAGctataaattttgtaaaaataaataaatcatggaacaataaaaaaaattacattccAAAGTAATGATGCCTTCGCAGTTATATCTAGCCGTGAGGAGCCTTGCACACTTAACAATAAAATTGGACTCTACAAGCATGTGTCTTTAACATAGTCTCAAATACCCCaatctataaataaataaacaatgaGAACCTATTTTAGTATTAGATGTTTATACAAAAGtcgattaatttttatttttaaaaaaggttGACATATAAGATGTAACACTCTCACTATTCTATCATCTCACAAAATTTGATCTTAAAATAAGATTACATacaataaaatagaaaatatgaaATGTCAATAGGGATTAAAATGAACTAACTGTAGAAAAACTtataaaattcatagaaaaaaatagGTTCTTAGATTTCACTTAAACTAGAACACCCATTAACATAACCATTCCATCATTTTTGAGTGCTTAAATGCTTACATGTAAGTATGTTGTAAGTATGCAACAAGTAGCAGTAATGTGAACCAATTAGAGGGCAGCTTTATTGTGttggaagattttttttttttaaaaaaatagagtccTTAAACAATcaattataaaaagaaaaacaccttACTTTTGATTTACACTTAATTTGTGAAACATGTTCCCAAAACAAACTAAGCCTATCTTCTTTTAAAGACGATTAAGCAAATTATACATAATTTCTTATAGGGGTAAATTAAATTATATAATACAATGATAACAAAATAGATTGGAAAACATTATTTAAGTAATATTCGCCGGGTCGGAAAACAACCGATCGGAGTATATTAAGAGGGGGGAAAGAATTTACAGATCACCTAGCACACCCAAGAAAACGACGTGCAACCACAGACTACAAAATAAAACAATCCTTATGTATACAACAACGGTGAGGGAAAACCCCCGCCTCCACTTTACAACTCAAAGAGAGGAAGTCAAGCCCGCTTCTTGCCACAATTTCCACTCATCCTCGATTGCGGCACAAAGATTCACTGGCAACACTGTATGCCCCTCAAAGACACGAGCATTGCGCTGTTTCCAAATTAGCCATGTCACCAAGATGATGCCCGCATCAAAAGCTCTCCTGTCCCGCTTCTTGATTGCTTTGCGAGCATCACACCACCAAGAGGGAAGACTCTCCATCGGCGTTGAGCAACAAAGCCCTAACCACCCTCTGATACTTGCACACTTCTTGTGTGTAAGAACAACCTTGAAAGATGTGAGCAAAGTCTCTTCCCCCCTAGAGCAAAGATGACAAATGGAGGCGAGGTGCCAACCGCGACGCTTCATGAAGAATGTTTTTGGAAATCATACTTTTGAACTACAATACAAACAATCCAGTTGGTATTCTGTTCTTATAAGTTTCTAACGCAATCTAATATGCATGCccacgcgaatgcgcgggctaccttcctagttttaataaaataaaatcgcTCACTTGAGTTTAATTGCTCAGTATAGAGTTAAAATGATGGCTTTATAATATTAATGTAATATCAAATCTTTGATAGGGCGCACAGCATGCATCAAAAGTTCTGAAATTCGAGAACGCCCTCATTCGTGGATTGTTTTCCTCTTCATGGCTAGGATTTTTCCCTAACCCCAGCCTGCCAAATAAGGCCACTAGAGTTAGGAaccatcttctcttctaggGGTGAGATGGAATATTCTCTTGCCTATCAAAacaaggagagaaaaaaaaggttattaTTGTAATGGAAACCTAACTAGAAATGAGCAAGGAGACCGGACATATCAGGGAAGATAACTGTTGAAACGGAAATATTCATACCTAATAACATGTTAGTTTATATCAACTTTATGGATTGGCAAAATCTTCTCCCATTCAGAACCATTGGTTTTACACCCCACCTTTAAACGAGTGCAACAACCACTTATTTGAAGAGCCCACAGATTGGGGGGCATAGCAGGAAGTGTCTCGAGGAGGGGAGCATTACACAGAACCAGACTCCTCAGGGAGTGCAAAGTGTCCATAGTTGAAGGCAGTGATCTGAGCAGATTTGCATTGTTTATTTCTATATGCTCCAACTGAGAACTATTCTGCAATAACCATTCCTGAGGCAACTCAAGCATTTCAGATCCATTAGATACAAGTCTTCTAGTGAGGCAGAAGTTTCTAAATGGATTCTGAAGAAGCAAAAGATGGTCATCAATTTCAAGGGTGTCAAGCACAAGAGAAGACCGCATAGCTGGTGCTACCGGAATCCCTGAAGATGTAGCAGTTAGATGAGTGCACTGCTGTATTTTCAGTATTTTCAAGGAAGCAAGTGCTCCTAGGCCACCCAAGGTCGACAAACTCTGACATTGAAGAATTTCAATACTCTCCATTGTGGATATTCTTCTAAAATGTTCTTCACTTGGGAGCTTCTCGAGCATGCTGCAGCCGATGACTTTCAAGCTAGTAAGAGCTTTGTAGTGTTGCTCTTCTACAATACATGATCCGAAGGACAACAAATTAGGACAAGAATCTACATGGAGACTGCACAGCTGTGGATCCACTGTAGACACGTTTTGTAATGCCATCTGACTACTGGTTGGCAGACAAGATATTCCAACTTTATTTATCCCCAGATGCTTTAGACTATAAGGTAGATGAGGTAAATTCAACAGTTCTAGGCATTCTTTTACAACTAAGGTAACCAAGAAAGGAGGCAATCCATCACCATCAGGTCCCCCAATGCATTTCAGATTTGGTAGGTCCTCCAGTAAGACATGCTTCAGACTAGATAGACTCGCGAAGGAAGGGAGATCATCCCATTTAGGACATCCAACAATCTTCAAGCGTACCAATTTGGTAAGGACTTTCCTTCGAATCCACAGTGGAGGCAAAACACCCTTATAACCAGAAATTCTTAAATGCCTAATACGTTTGTAAGGAACAACTGTATCAAGAATTCGCTCATTAATCCTATTATGTTGATTTGACCACTCCAAAGATAACAGTTCCATATCATTCTTATTGCTCAATTCAGCCAAGGAAGCTTCACTACAGTTGCTTACATTCTCAACATCAAACACAAAGACTTTCCGGAGGTTCTTTAAGTCCTTCAGCTCAGATATTTTGTgtccttcttctttcttcacgCTCAACCCATTCAACTCACGAAGATTAGTTAGTCTTCCAATATGAGGGACTCTGGATAATGCAGGTTTTGGAAGATACAGTTTCTGCAAGTTAGCTAGATTGCATAAATCACTGACGCTCGCCTGTTCTTCTCCTTCTATCTTCAGTAGCTTAAGGACCTCCAGGTGGAAGAGTTTAAACAATTTATTCAGATTGCTTTTGTTAGTAGCAGACATACAGATGTACCTTAAGTGCTTTAGTTCCGCAATAGCATCATTTATGTCAAACCATCCATGTCCATCAAACTTTAAGAGCCGCAAGCTTGTTATGCCCTTCATTGCTTTCTTAAGATTATCAGCCAGTCCTGCCTTAAGTGGCCATTCCTCATTCGCTATAATAAGAGTACGGAGGTACTTGGACTTGGATATAACATTGATAGCTTCAGAATTTATCCCTTCAATGTATAGGTGACGTACTCTTTCAGATACATCAGCAGTATTGCATTTGGTGACTTTAAATGTTGAGAATTCCTCGCTAGAAACAAGGCATGACAATTCATAAATCAAATCATGCATGACATAGTAATCTGTAGAAGGATCGGGATGTAATTCTCTGGGTAT
This genomic window from Oryza sativa Japonica Group chromosome 12, ASM3414082v1 contains:
- the LOC107276851 gene encoding putative disease resistance RPP13-like protein 1, which produces MVEAAAIAFAKSSAIFVGKKVAETVISYVVNKALDRLPLENEDLKTKLKSKLSKTQAMLYGITLQEIQDNQGLVEWLWQFRDAIQEAEDALDELDFFDLEKVCNRKAESSSSLVPKFMRLQLSVSSNNSNSSRKNLKNALMRLESVFDDAANFRVVTGHGLHTSPQRNEGRIQDTTNRNETTRVLATPVFGRQKEKDEIIEWLGVEAPGRDSKLSVCAIVGGGGMGKTSLAQLVCQDKKVQDHFGDMIIWVHVPKRFEPVVLVARMLESINRNRVTASSLDILQLDLTKELVTKRFLLVLDDAWEDGENELWGQFLSPLRNIIAPMGGRILLTTRMGSVADAVKRQMPSNEYKCVVLGGLDHRDIMQILNHHVPPNEDLELRSVAEWIVHNLEGCPFVAKVIGQYLRDNTDHSNWNDFLNKKVCHLDDIAPRVMEMLRLSYEDLTSEVQLCFQYCSIFPSHYKFRMEELTEMWVSSGLILQSTKGNSGQEKIAREHFNILLKKSFFSLIPRELHPDPSTDYYVMHDLIYELSCLVSSEEFSTFKVTKCNTADVSERVRHLYIEGINSEAINVISKSKYLRTLIIANEEWPLKAGLADNLKKAMKGITSLRLLKFDGHGWFDINDAIAELKHLRYICMSATNKSNLNKLFKLFHLEVLKLLKIEGEEQASVSDLCNLANLQKLYLPKPALSRVPHIGRLTNLRELNGLSVKKEEGHKISELKDLKNLRKVFVFDVENVSNCSEASLAELSNKNDMELLSLEWSNQHNRINERILDTVVPYKRIRHLRISGYKGVLPPLWIRRKVLTKLVRLKIVGCPKWDDLPSFASLSSLKHVLLEDLPNLKCIGGPDGDGLPPFLVTLVVKECLELLNLPHLPYSLKHLGINKVGISCLPTSSQMALQNVSTVDPQLCSLHVDSCPNLLSFGSCIVEEQHYKALTSLKVIGCSMLEKLPSEEHFRRISTMESIEILQCQSLSTLGGLGALASLKILKIQQCTHLTATSSGIPVAPAMRSSLVLDTLEIDDHLLLLQNPFRNFCLTRRLVSNGSEMLELPQEWLLQNSSQLEHIEINNANLLRSLPSTMDTLHSLRSLVLCNAPLLETLPAMPPNLWALQISGCCTRLKVGCKTNGSEWEKILPIHKVDIN